Genomic segment of Thermoplasmata archaeon:
TCCAGCTCATGATAGTGATAATGGTCGCGACCATGGGAAGTGCCGTAATAATGGGGTGGATGGGGAGCATTGACACCCCTCAGTATATCAGTACGCTAGGTGTGGAAGAGAACATCGTGTACATAGACGACGGTGAGATACCCGACATCCACCTGCTCGTTCTGGATCAGAACGATGAACCGATGAAGGGTGTAACCGTCCGCATAATGAACAGTCAGGTCTACCATCCCGAAGGGAAGGACTACGATGTCGTCACGGATACCTATGGAAGGGCCGTATTGAAAGGATGGATACTAGGTGATTATCCGATGGGGACGATCTCGCTCAAGATAAGTGCATACAAGTCTGGTTACACCACCTACACGGAGGAGGTAGCCGGAGTGGTCATATGATACGCTCCAGAAAGGGGGTAATCGGCCTCCCCATAAAACTGGCCGTATCTTTCCTGATACTTGCTTTGATGGTGCCTCCTATCATGTCGTCGATCGATACAATAAGGGACGATGCGGAGGAAGGTAACCTGAAGGCCGTAGCCGAAGAACTGGGCAACATGATCAATCTTGTAGGTGGCAAAGGAACCGGATACAAGATGAACCATAAGATGGACCTCCCCGACGGAGTCTGTCTGACCATAGGGGGTACGGAAGGTCATCTCGTGCGTGCATCTCTGAATGATGGTATCGTGACCAGGGTCCTTCTTGATCGTCCGGTCTGCAGCGATGAGATCGCCCTATGCGGAACGGTGATAATCGAGATCTCGAGCGATCAGAACGGCGTCAATGTGAGGGAACTATGATAGAGTTCACAATATCAAGAGTGGTTCTGTGCGCTTGCGGGATCATCTTGATGGTTTCAGTATCAGGTGTTCTGAGTGGAATCTATGACAGGGATGCCGATTTGATGGATGAAGATCTGGCCGAAAGGTTCGCATACATGCTAGACGTTTTCCAATCCTCTGATGACGATACTCTGGTCCTGAACGGAAGCATGTTGCTTCCAGAAGGGTACACTGCGCACATCCACGATGGCTTTGTCGAACTGTTCCATAATGATCGCAGAAGTATGGCGATGACAGAATACCTAGGAGAATTCGTATTAGGATGCAACGATACAGAAACGGTCATTCACCAAAGGTCTCTGCTATCTTCCTGACCGTATCCGTGAAGATGTCCATCTCCTCACGGCTGTTGTAAAGGTATGCCGATGCCCTTGCGCTGCCGTCGATTGCCCTGGAGACATAGAACGGATGGGCGCAGTGCATACCTGAACGTATCATGACCCCCGACATGCTGTCCAGCATCATAGCAATATCATGCGATGCAAGACCGTCGATATTGAATGACAGGACTCCGCATCTCTTTCCCGGCTGTTCAGGCCCGACCAGATGCAGGTTCTTGATATCCTCTAGATTGCCCATGGCGCACCTCATGAGTTCGGTATCCCATGACTCCACGTTATCCATGCCGATCTTGCTCAGATAGTCCAATGCCGCCTTTGTCCCTATGATGCCCGCATAGTTCAGAAGTCCGGCCTCGAACCTGTCCGGTATGGGAGCCAGGGTCACACTGTCGTATGTGGTGAGACCTACCGTCCCTCCTCCTACCGTCAGGGGACGGAGTTTTTCAAGGATCTCCCTCTTTCCGTACATGATCCCCATG
This window contains:
- a CDS encoding carboxypeptidase regulatory-like domain-containing protein, whose amino-acid sequence is MLIRLKGNNKGGIEGLPLQLMIVIMVATMGSAVIMGWMGSIDTPQYISTLGVEENIVYIDDGEIPDIHLLVLDQNDEPMKGVTVRIMNSQVYHPEGKDYDVVTDTYGRAVLKGWILGDYPMGTISLKISAYKSGYTTYTEEVAGVVI